One Rosa chinensis cultivar Old Blush chromosome 3, RchiOBHm-V2, whole genome shotgun sequence DNA window includes the following coding sequences:
- the LOC112194471 gene encoding uncharacterized protein LOC112194471, giving the protein MTEDFKFTNEDCIYTQGKHGQNVSFSEKVHNKLDFDWRCAVVVKLMGKPNSTNTFDFMLKGLRRKWQVKGGWHLIDLPNDFFIVKFNLEDDMNSALCGGPWILAGQTLIVRKWRPDFDPLNEFIGKMALWVRICGFPVKYFKDYFVAKIGSIIGDVVKVDQVTLGQAKGKFARVCIEVDLSKPLCPFVEVESVAYHVVYEGISMICFECSCFGHSKDKCPIIIARPNANPQANETVGNSID; this is encoded by the coding sequence ATGACGGAGGACTTCAAATTCACTAATGAGGATTGCATCTACACCCAAGGCAAACATGGCCAGAACGTCTCGTTCTCTGAGAAGGTACACAATAAACTTGACTTTGATTGGCGATGTGCTGTTGTTGTTAAGCTCATGGGTAAACCAAATTCTACAAACACCTTCGATTTCATGCTGAAAGGATTGAGAAGGAAATGGCAAGTCAAAGGGGGCTGGCACCTCATTGACCTTCCTAATGACTTCTTCATTGTCAAATTCAATTTGGAAGATGATATGAATAGCGCGCTGTGTGGGGGTCCCTGGATTTTGGCTGGTCAAACCTTAATTGTTAGGAAGTGgagaccggattttgatcctcTGAACGAGTTTATTGGGAAAATGGCTTTATGGGTTAGAATCTGTGGGTTCCCTGTCAAATACTTTAAGGATTATTTTGTGGCTAAGATTGGCAGCATTATAGGTGATGTTGTTAAGGTCGATCAAGTTACTCTTGGTCAAGCCAAAGGCAAATTTGCCAGAGTTTGTATTGAAGTTGATCTAAGCAAGCCCTTGTGTCCTTTTGTGGAGGTGGAATCTGTTGCTTACCATGTTGTTTATGAAGGAATTTCAATGATCTGCTTTGAGTGCAGTTGCTTTGGTCACTCTAAGGATAAATGCCCCATTATAATTGCTAGGCCAAATGCTAATCCTCAAGCTAATGAGACTGTCGGCAACTCTATTGACTAG